The Polyangium spumosum genome includes a window with the following:
- a CDS encoding VWA domain-containing protein, which produces MRDGFFSSGLSRVVCATALSGALIAACSASGGSTDFGDTNGAGAGRPGGNGGNGGDAGGFIPAGAGGSMAGQGGNDSCAATKNKAEQVPLDMYIMFDQSSSMQDNAKWTSTTAALKAFVQQPAAAGIGVGIQYFPQSTGVVCPNLGFCATDADCGPAACGPCAAPLPGFPGVCNGISGDSCKPEDYAKPDVPIAPLPAVGTTIINSINSHSPSGNSTPTGPALQGAVDYAKQWAISNPTHTTVVVLATDGEPTGCSGSTSSVDVAAAAFGGVPSIKTFVIGVGNIASLNSVAASGGTGSAIIVDGSQNATEQFLQAMNEIRGAALSCSYLIPQPPPGDDIDYNAINVEYTPESGISVIVPQVPTAADCPAAGLAWHYDVPGAPKQIILCDASCSQVKADTKAEIDVLVGCATIVK; this is translated from the coding sequence ATGCGTGACGGGTTCTTTTCTTCGGGTCTCTCGAGGGTCGTTTGCGCGACGGCGCTGTCCGGCGCGTTGATCGCGGCTTGCTCGGCATCGGGCGGGAGCACGGATTTCGGCGATACGAATGGCGCCGGCGCGGGGAGACCCGGCGGCAATGGCGGCAACGGCGGCGACGCGGGCGGCTTCATCCCGGCCGGCGCCGGAGGGAGCATGGCCGGCCAGGGCGGCAACGATAGCTGCGCGGCCACGAAGAACAAGGCCGAGCAGGTGCCGCTCGACATGTACATCATGTTCGATCAGTCCTCCTCGATGCAGGACAACGCGAAGTGGACCTCGACGACGGCGGCCCTCAAGGCGTTCGTCCAGCAGCCCGCCGCCGCGGGGATCGGCGTCGGTATCCAGTATTTCCCGCAGAGCACCGGCGTCGTATGCCCCAACCTCGGGTTTTGCGCGACGGACGCCGATTGCGGGCCCGCCGCGTGTGGCCCGTGCGCGGCGCCCCTCCCCGGCTTCCCCGGCGTCTGCAACGGGATCAGCGGCGATTCGTGCAAACCCGAGGATTACGCGAAGCCCGACGTGCCGATCGCCCCGCTGCCGGCGGTCGGGACGACGATCATCAACTCGATCAACTCCCATTCCCCATCCGGGAACAGCACGCCGACCGGGCCGGCGCTCCAGGGCGCGGTCGATTATGCCAAGCAATGGGCGATCTCGAACCCCACGCACACGACCGTCGTCGTGCTCGCGACGGACGGGGAGCCGACCGGCTGCTCGGGCAGCACCTCCTCCGTCGACGTCGCGGCGGCTGCATTCGGCGGCGTCCCCAGCATCAAGACCTTCGTCATCGGCGTCGGGAACATCGCGAGCCTGAACAGCGTCGCCGCGTCCGGCGGGACGGGGTCCGCGATCATCGTCGACGGGAGCCAGAATGCGACCGAGCAGTTCCTCCAGGCGATGAACGAGATTCGTGGCGCCGCGCTCTCGTGCTCGTACCTCATCCCGCAGCCGCCGCCGGGTGACGACATCGATTACAACGCGATCAACGTCGAATACACGCCGGAGTCGGGCATCTCGGTCATCGTCCCGCAGGTGCCCACCGCGGCCGACTGCCCCGCGGCCGGCCTCGCCTGGCATTACGACGTCCCCGGCGCGCCGAAGCAGATCATCCTCTGCGACGCGTCGTGCTCGCAGGTGAAGGCGGACACGAAGGCCGAGATCGACGTCCTCGTCGGCTGCGCGACCATCGTGAAGTGA
- a CDS encoding metallophosphoesterase, translated as MADLGRSFWGKRRLLVSSLVVSSFGPLVITSCGSGESTNTTTTSSLAGGTATTGAGASGGGGAGNGSGGAGAAGGSGGAGGASTSSSGTGAGGGSAAKVVKLLAIGDTGEGNEAQHAVADRMSEKCQEVGGCDAVLVNGDNFYDHGVQSVDDPQWGEKFEAPYDRPNLDGLPFYAVLGNHDHGPTSSGNKQAQIDYSSLPLGSGPGMRPSDKWRMPSAYYDVKIGHVHLFGIDTVDFLNGSQKNEMSAKVSASTATWKIVFGHHPRFTSGEHYWDNNLLGIAGLFSFQKAIYCGADMFMAGHDHDLEFIDKGRDGDCPDTHFVISGAGAKTRDTFEFVPTDEKQLYFTDRVEGFAYLEFDGPKLTFEFIDRNGAVVFTKTMTK; from the coding sequence ATGGCTGACCTCGGACGTTCTTTTTGGGGCAAGCGCCGCCTCCTGGTCTCGTCTCTCGTCGTGTCCTCTTTTGGCCCGCTCGTGATCACGAGCTGCGGCTCGGGGGAGTCCACGAACACCACCACCACGTCTTCGCTCGCGGGCGGCACCGCCACGACCGGCGCAGGGGCCTCGGGCGGCGGCGGCGCGGGAAATGGCAGCGGCGGCGCGGGGGCCGCGGGGGGCTCCGGCGGCGCGGGCGGAGCGTCGACGTCGAGCTCGGGCACCGGCGCGGGCGGCGGCAGCGCGGCGAAGGTGGTCAAGCTGCTCGCGATCGGCGACACCGGCGAGGGCAACGAGGCCCAGCACGCGGTCGCCGATCGAATGAGCGAGAAATGCCAGGAGGTGGGCGGCTGCGACGCGGTGCTCGTGAACGGCGACAACTTCTACGACCACGGCGTGCAGAGCGTGGACGACCCGCAGTGGGGCGAGAAGTTCGAGGCGCCGTACGATCGGCCGAACCTCGATGGTTTGCCTTTCTACGCGGTGCTCGGCAACCATGATCACGGCCCCACGTCGAGCGGGAACAAACAAGCGCAGATCGACTACTCGTCCCTGCCGCTCGGGAGCGGCCCCGGGATGCGGCCGAGCGACAAATGGCGCATGCCCTCGGCCTATTACGACGTGAAGATCGGCCACGTGCACCTCTTCGGGATCGACACGGTCGATTTCCTGAACGGGTCCCAGAAGAACGAGATGAGCGCGAAGGTCTCCGCGTCCACGGCGACGTGGAAGATCGTCTTCGGCCACCACCCGCGGTTCACCTCGGGCGAGCATTACTGGGACAACAACCTGCTCGGCATCGCGGGGCTGTTCTCGTTCCAGAAGGCCATCTATTGCGGCGCGGACATGTTCATGGCCGGGCACGACCACGACCTGGAGTTCATCGACAAGGGCCGCGACGGCGACTGCCCGGACACGCATTTCGTGATCAGCGGCGCGGGCGCGAAGACGCGAGACACCTTCGAGTTCGTCCCCACGGACGAGAAGCAGCTCTACTTCACCGACAGGGTCGAAGGCTTCGCGTACCTGGAGTTCGACGGGCCGAAGCTCACGTTCGAGTTCATCGACCGAAACGGCGCCGTGGTCTTCACGAAGACGATGACGAAATGA
- the nadE gene encoding NAD(+) synthase: protein MRLVKIGVASVNATVGAVRSNVDRCIRLASAMAEDDVTLAVFPEQVVGGYAAEDLVQWQAFVDSQRRELERFAAETTRLPTVFVLGLTVGVEGDLFNVGALVHRGEIIAFVPKEKLPTYNVFYESRVFSRGVPGMELETRGVFCGDRIFQFDFGTLAIEVCEDIWSPDGPMRRRCYSGAEIVCNLSASPFRAGVVGTRREMIATRASDNQCTIAYANLVGANDGLVFDGGGFVNQNGRPMLEAPRFREGYAATVVDLDRTIRCRREASTWRSDLEAFRREQEPVHVYVLPEKTADRSKLRYPAPPPGTSFFLPAASLPAKTPRDELLDDFHDALALGVADYYRKTGAFRRIGLALSGGRDSLLTLLVAHRAAELLHPELEGAALREKAGSMISAFYMPSRYSSDATQNAAARICADLGVSFMVVPIEDAFVRELDATRTLLGPDGPEPTELTKQNVQARIRGQRMWNWSNTSGALFLQTGNMSEKALGYTTVGGDLEGAFSVIANLPKTVVIALLERLEKRFGHPGIRATLDTTAGPELAANQSGEAELMPFEVLDACLYLYGAEKLAPNEVARALTSVFPERDPAALAAWADKFARLFTQSIFKWVQSPLAIHLGSLDLDRERALQLPVVQRTEWKGE, encoded by the coding sequence ATGAGGCTCGTCAAGATCGGGGTGGCCAGTGTGAACGCGACGGTCGGCGCCGTCCGCTCGAACGTGGATCGGTGCATTCGCCTGGCATCCGCGATGGCCGAGGACGACGTCACGCTCGCGGTGTTCCCCGAGCAGGTCGTCGGCGGGTACGCGGCGGAGGACCTCGTGCAGTGGCAGGCCTTCGTCGACAGCCAGCGGCGCGAGCTCGAGCGCTTCGCCGCGGAGACCACGCGCCTGCCCACGGTCTTCGTCCTCGGCCTGACCGTGGGCGTCGAAGGCGACCTCTTCAACGTCGGCGCCCTCGTGCACCGCGGCGAGATCATCGCGTTCGTGCCGAAGGAGAAGCTGCCGACGTACAACGTCTTCTACGAGTCGCGTGTCTTCTCCCGCGGCGTGCCGGGCATGGAGCTCGAGACGCGTGGCGTGTTCTGCGGCGATCGGATCTTCCAGTTCGATTTCGGCACGCTCGCGATCGAGGTCTGCGAGGACATCTGGTCGCCCGACGGCCCGATGCGGCGGCGCTGTTATTCGGGCGCGGAGATCGTCTGCAACCTCTCGGCCTCGCCGTTCCGCGCGGGCGTCGTGGGCACGCGGCGCGAGATGATCGCCACGCGCGCCTCGGACAACCAGTGCACGATCGCTTATGCGAACCTCGTCGGCGCCAACGACGGGCTCGTCTTCGACGGCGGCGGGTTCGTCAACCAGAATGGCCGCCCGATGCTGGAGGCGCCGCGGTTCCGCGAGGGCTACGCGGCGACGGTCGTCGACCTCGATCGCACCATTCGATGCCGGCGCGAGGCGAGCACCTGGCGGAGCGACCTCGAGGCCTTCCGGCGCGAGCAGGAGCCCGTGCACGTGTACGTGTTGCCCGAGAAGACGGCCGATCGCTCGAAGCTCCGATATCCCGCGCCTCCGCCGGGGACCTCGTTCTTCTTGCCCGCGGCGAGCTTGCCGGCGAAGACGCCCCGCGACGAGCTGCTCGACGATTTCCACGACGCGCTCGCGCTCGGCGTCGCCGACTATTATCGCAAGACGGGCGCGTTCCGTCGTATTGGCCTCGCGCTCTCGGGCGGGCGTGACTCGCTGCTCACCCTGCTCGTCGCGCATCGCGCCGCGGAGCTGCTCCACCCCGAGCTCGAGGGCGCGGCCCTGCGCGAGAAGGCGGGCTCGATGATCAGCGCGTTTTACATGCCGTCACGATACTCGAGCGACGCCACGCAGAACGCGGCCGCGCGGATCTGCGCCGACCTCGGCGTCTCGTTCATGGTCGTGCCGATCGAGGACGCGTTCGTGCGCGAGCTCGACGCCACGCGCACGCTGCTCGGTCCGGACGGGCCCGAGCCGACCGAGCTCACGAAGCAGAACGTGCAGGCGCGTATTCGTGGCCAGCGCATGTGGAACTGGTCGAACACGAGCGGCGCGCTCTTCTTGCAGACCGGCAACATGAGCGAAAAGGCGCTCGGCTACACGACCGTCGGCGGGGACCTGGAGGGCGCCTTCAGCGTGATCGCGAACCTGCCGAAGACCGTGGTCATCGCGCTGCTCGAGCGGCTGGAGAAGCGGTTCGGCCATCCGGGCATCCGCGCCACGCTGGACACCACGGCGGGCCCCGAGCTCGCGGCGAACCAATCGGGCGAGGCCGAGCTCATGCCCTTCGAGGTGCTCGACGCTTGCCTCTACCTCTACGGCGCGGAGAAGCTCGCGCCGAACGAGGTGGCGCGCGCCTTGACGAGCGTCTTCCCCGAGCGGGATCCGGCGGCGCTCGCCGCGTGGGCGGACAAGTTCGCGCGCCTGTTCACGCAATCGATCTTCAAGTGGGTGCAATCGCCGCTGGCGATCCACCTCGGCTCGCTCGACCTCGATCGCGAGCGCGCGCTCCAGCTCCCGGTGGTGCAGCGGACGGAGTGGAAGGGCGAGTGA
- a CDS encoding DUF6968 family protein produces the protein MSKPQKTTSKTKRIRWMAERRLERRDAVGGIVVVRVGSPELPPGAQDWRCPFVVLGLGDDSIQFAYSIDSMAALQNALTGIRCTLVQSGVPLRWEGFEENITGFQMDVPFAHGLGFQQHLERMIEAEIEERARLFRELIERRKARRKARAKPRTE, from the coding sequence ATGTCCAAGCCCCAAAAGACCACATCAAAAACCAAACGAATACGCTGGATGGCCGAGCGCCGCCTCGAGCGACGTGATGCTGTTGGGGGCATCGTCGTGGTCCGCGTCGGTTCTCCTGAGTTGCCCCCCGGGGCCCAAGATTGGAGATGCCCCTTCGTCGTCCTGGGGTTGGGGGACGACTCGATTCAATTTGCTTACAGCATCGATTCGATGGCGGCGCTCCAGAACGCCCTGACAGGCATTCGCTGCACACTCGTGCAGAGTGGTGTTCCGCTTCGGTGGGAAGGATTCGAGGAAAATATTACTGGATTTCAAATGGATGTACCCTTCGCACATGGTCTCGGTTTTCAACAACACCTTGAAAGAATGATTGAAGCGGAGATCGAGGAGCGCGCCCGTCTCTTCCGCGAGCTCATCGAGCGTCGAAAGGCCCGCCGCAAGGCGCGGGCGAAGCCGCGGACGGAGTGA
- a CDS encoding IS1 family transposase, which yields MANVLPIEKRTDVVKHLVEGASVRATSRLTDVSLPTVLSTLVRVGAGCDNLHNLLVRDLDIREIQLDEIWSYVQKKQARVTAEDPAEFGDAYAYLAMARTKKLLIAYRVGKRDEANTRAFVADLRARLVTIPELSTDGWQSYPVAVGQSFGGAVDHAVIHKDYSKKGRREGPADHRYEPPRDPFITKKTAHGAPNLDRASTSHVERANLTVRMHVRRFTRLCNGFSKKIENHRAAVSLHVAWYNFCRVHESLRVTPAMEAGITDHVWSVQELVERALAAEPCAPPEPKKLAPPAPAPGEKQGGARELPNGKGWLRALPGGKGKPSEAPRAPTPPAAPPARAGTEESPPQPLPPPGTQLDLFAWRPRERQLSLFPDG from the coding sequence GTGGCGAACGTCCTGCCCATCGAGAAGCGCACCGACGTGGTGAAGCACCTCGTAGAGGGTGCCAGCGTTCGCGCAACGTCGCGGCTCACGGACGTGTCCCTTCCGACGGTCCTGTCCACGCTCGTCCGCGTCGGCGCGGGGTGCGACAACCTCCACAACCTGCTCGTGAGGGACCTCGACATCCGCGAGATCCAGCTCGATGAAATCTGGTCGTACGTGCAGAAAAAGCAGGCGCGCGTGACCGCGGAGGATCCCGCCGAGTTCGGCGACGCGTACGCCTACCTCGCCATGGCGCGGACGAAGAAGCTCCTGATCGCCTACCGCGTGGGGAAGCGGGACGAGGCGAACACGCGGGCGTTCGTGGCCGACCTCCGCGCCCGGCTCGTGACGATCCCGGAGCTGTCCACGGACGGCTGGCAGAGCTACCCCGTCGCCGTCGGGCAGAGCTTCGGCGGCGCGGTGGACCACGCCGTGATCCACAAGGACTACTCGAAGAAGGGGCGGCGCGAGGGGCCGGCGGACCATCGCTACGAGCCCCCGCGCGATCCGTTCATCACGAAGAAGACCGCGCACGGTGCGCCGAACCTCGACCGCGCGAGCACGTCTCACGTCGAGCGGGCGAACCTCACGGTCCGGATGCACGTCCGCCGGTTCACCCGGCTTTGCAACGGCTTCTCGAAGAAGATCGAGAACCACCGCGCCGCCGTGAGCCTGCACGTCGCCTGGTATAACTTCTGCCGCGTCCACGAGAGCTTGCGCGTGACGCCGGCCATGGAGGCGGGGATCACGGATCACGTCTGGTCCGTGCAGGAGCTTGTCGAGCGCGCCCTTGCGGCGGAGCCGTGCGCGCCTCCGGAGCCGAAGAAGCTCGCGCCGCCCGCACCGGCCCCGGGCGAGAAGCAGGGCGGCGCCCGCGAGCTGCCGAACGGCAAGGGATGGCTCCGCGCCCTGCCCGGCGGGAAGGGCAAGCCGAGCGAGGCTCCGCGGGCACCTACGCCGCCCGCCGCGCCACCGGCGAGGGCCGGGACGGAGGAGTCGCCGCCCCAG